AAAGCAGCAGCTCATATGCCCCTGTTGCCTCATGGCATTACCAAACATGATGGCCAGGCTAACACACCTCTCCTACTGTGGGcctctctctgttcctctttACCTCTATTTTGTCACTTGCACACAGGCTGGAGCTGGGTGCACATTCCAAACCAGAAAACAGGCAGCACCTGCCACAGGACATCCTACGGAAATAATTCACCACAGCATCTAGATTATCATAATGATGTAGGAAAGGCTGGCCAAAAAAAGGGACGAAATTTCCAAAAGGTTAATTTCTGTGTATTCACGCCTAATCTTCCAAGTTgtgtaaacaatttttttctacCGTCCCCCATCATTTGCAGAAATTTTGGTCAAGTCCAAACGTAATTTAAAATGAGGTAGGTAGGTTCTTTCTGCTCGTGCCTTCGTCGTTGTGGTGACTGTCCAGGCCTCTGCTGAGAAAGCACTAGTCTTCCAGGCAGGGGCAGCACCAGGGCAGGCACCAGTGACTGGTGGAACTTCTCAGTTGGCTATTTTCTCAATCTCATCCAAATCATCCGTGTCCAGTCTTTCTATCTTCTTATCTGaggaaaagaaatacacagaTCTCTGCCTTGCCTAGGAACATGCCACACCTTGGGCCACTGGATCCTTCAGTTAGCCCCAAGGCTTCCAGTGTACAGTACCATAGTGCCCGGTCACTGACAGCAACAGCTGGAGCCCCAGGTCTCACAGGCCTAACCATGGGGACAATGTCACTCATGGCCCTGGGTCCTGAACTCTCCCTGAGACCTTCTACGTGGTAGGAAAGGAGGGGAGCATGCTCAGGGACAAAGGCCTCTCTTGGGGCTACAGAAAAACCTACCCTTTTCCTGACCCCTGCTCCTTAGGAAGGGGCACTGGGCAGAGGACCCTCCCAGGGACTCACTAAAATGCTCCTGGATTCTGTTCAGGATGTTCATGCTGTGTTTGCTGTCGACCATGTTCACGGCCAGGCCCCTCTTGCCAAAGCGGCCAGTGCGCCCAATTCGGTGCAGGTAGGTCTCATTGTCTGGGTTCCCAGCCTTGTCCACAGGAAGATCAAAGTTGATAACGACAGACACTTGTTCGACATCGATGCCTGCATGAGGAGAGTAGAAAACAGAGGAGTAGGACAAGAGACAAAAACCACTGTTGTTCACGAGAAGGTCAATGTAGAGAGAGAATCTAGGATGTGGCAACTCTGGGAACCACATATAAGAGAGGACACCTGTAGGCATGTAGCAGAATTTGGAGGGTTAGAACAGAACTTTTGGCAGGTGCTAGCAAACTTATGATATCAGTAAGAAAGCCTCTAGCAGACACAAGTATCTGGAGTAGGGTGCACAGGAAGAGTAGACTCCATCCTCCATCAGTCAGATGGCTGTATGTCTCCTTCCACCAAGTCAGGACTCCTGGCTTCAGTGTAAGTTCTTACTTAGGAAATTCAAATACTCTACTAGAAGGGAATTTCACTCCACCAATCTCCCCAGGCCATCtgagtcgccctgggtagagttccatggcattatagctcagcaacctcaaactcctgggctcaagcaatcctcttgcctcaccctcccatgaATTTTCTATAAACCAGGATTTCTCTTGCTGACAGGGCCTGGGACCCTGAGCCTGGCAGACAGAAACACTCTCTGCTTACCGCGGGCACACACGTTGGTGGTCACCAGAACCTTCTCTTTGCCCCCTCGGAAGCGCTCAATCACTGCAGCCCTCTGCTCTACCATCATTTCTCCACTCAGCAGGGCCACCTGGTGGCCTTCTTTTGAGAGCTCTGCTGCCAGCCAGCTAGCTGTTTTGCGGGTCTGGAGTgaaaagaattgttttaaatGAAGAGACCTGTAAAACAAACCAAATGAAGATAACCTGCAAAAAGGTGGCTTGTTGCTATGAAAAAACATGAAGCCTGCTGAGTTCAGTCAGCAGGataggcttttgtttttttgtttttgagacagagtctcactatgtcaccctcagtagactaccatggcatcatggctcacagcaacctcaaactcttgggcttaagtgattctcttgcttcagcctcccaagtagttgggactacaggcacccgccacaacacccagctatttttttcttgtagttgtcattactgttttagcaggcccgggccaggttcgaacctgccagccctggtgtatgtggccagcaccctacccactgagctatgggcaccaagccagcaggATATGCTTAATATTTCCCAAATAAGATTTCAGTCACCTGACTTTTTGGATAAATCACTTAATGGCTCTTAGTTTTTCTTTAGGAAGAGTGTGGTTTGAGCCAAAGATCTTCATATCTAAATAgttgatagtcttttttttttttttttttttttaagagatagttccaggctagccttgaactcttggcttctacctcctcagtagctgggactacaggcatgtgatttgcttattattttgggggattagagtctcactctgttgcccaggctggagtgccatggtgttagggtatctcacagccacctcaaactcctggattcaaccgatcttcctgcctcagcctcccagagtgctaggattataggcatggaccCTTGCACCCAGCCTGCTTGGCTTATAatcttaatatataaaatgtattggctcggcacctgtggctcaagtggctaaggcgccagccacatacacctaagctggcaggttcgaatccagccggggcccgccaaacaacaatgacggctgcaaccaaaaaatagctgggcgttatggcaggtgcctgtagtcccagctgcttgggaggcagaggcaaaagaatcatttgagcccaggagtttgagtttgtggctgctgtgagctgtgacgcgacagcttgaggctctgtccaaaaaaaaaaaagtattcactgGATGTTACtgggtttttttcctccctaGTCATCACTAAGTAGGATCAAAGAATGTTCAGTTCTTCACAAAGTCTTCCCGTTACAAGTCATTACAAGGAGAGGAGAATATGCTGGAGGTAGGTAAGGAATTCagcatttcctttctctccatgtcCCCCAGCGGGAACGTGGTCCTCCTCAGCTAATTGAGGGGAGCCCCAGCAGGTGTCCCACTGCTGCTGCACCTACTCACATGGCAGAAAATCATGGCTTGAGCAATGGTGATGGCCCCGTAGAGGTTACACAAGGCCTGGAACTTCTCATCTCTGCTGTTGCACAGGACGTAATACTGCTTGATGGTGTCCAAGGTCTCCTCCTCACGCTTCAATTTGATAACATTTGGGTCTGGAACCACTTTCTGGGCAAACTTCCACACAGAGTCTTCAAAGGTGGCGGAGAAAAGCAGCATCTGGCAGTTCCTGGGCAGCATCCTGCAAGGGAAGGCCCAGGTATGTGGCACCACCCTGCTGTTTTCAGTGGACAGAGCAGGTGCACAGCCTCCCCAGCCTGGGTGGGCTGGATCCCCTGAAAGGAGCATCTTGGGAAGGAGCAGCAGACCTGGGTGGGCACAGGGCTGGGTGAGAGTTCTTAGGTCTCCACTTCTCACCCTAGGCTGGGAGGATGCATGGTCATGGAAATGGCCCAACAAAGTAATGCTGCTGAAAGCTCAACATTAAGAGCCCCACAGATGCAAGAAAGGGCatattaacacattaactgccatgtgagttatgaactctttttttttttttttttttgagacagtttcattatgttgccctgggtagagtgctgtggcatcacagctcacagcaacc
This region of Nycticebus coucang isolate mNycCou1 chromosome 2, mNycCou1.pri, whole genome shotgun sequence genomic DNA includes:
- the LOC128597188 gene encoding ATP-dependent RNA helicase DDX19B isoform X3, which gives rise to MGFNRPSKIQENALPLMLAEPSQNLIAQSQSGTGKTAAFVLAMLSQVEPVNKYPQCLCLSPTYELALQTGKVIEQMGKFYPELKLAYAVRGNKLERGQKISEQIVIGTPGTVLDWCSKLKFIDPKKIKVFVLDEADVMIATQGHQDQSIRIQRMLPRNCQMLLFSATFEDSVWKFAQKVVPDPNVIKLKREEETLDTIKQYYVLCNSRDEKFQALCNLYGAITIAQAMIFCHTRKTASWLAAELSKEGHQVALLSGEMMVEQRAAVIERFRGGKEKVLVTTNVCARGIDVEQVSVVINFDLPVDKAGNPDNETYLHRIGRTGRFGKRGLAVNMVDSKHSMNILNRIQEHFNKKIERLDTDDLDEIEKIAN
- the LOC128597188 gene encoding ATP-dependent RNA helicase DDX19A isoform X4 — protein: MLFEGINRGELALSLKYPRKTSWVSTVERGQKISEQIVIGTPGTVLDWCSKLKFIDPKKIKVFVLDEADVMIATQGHQDQSIRIQRMLPRNCQMLLFSATFEDSVWKFAQKVVPDPNVIKLKREEETLDTIKQYYVLCNSRDEKFQALCNLYGAITIAQAMIFCHTRKTASWLAAELSKEGHQVALLSGEMMVEQRAAVIERFRGGKEKVLVTTNVCARGIDVEQVSVVINFDLPVDKAGNPDNETYLHRIGRTGRFGKRGLAVNMVDSKHSMNILNRIQEHFNKKIERLDTDDLDEIEKIAN